From the genome of Toxoplasma gondii ME49 chromosome XII, whole genome shotgun sequence:
CTCGCTCCTGAGTCACATCCCCGACACCAACTCAGAGGCAATCAGCGAGTGAAAAATCCTAGAATGATTGATGAAGACGTGAAGAAACCTCGCGCCGTAGAACACGCTTACTCAGCGTCTTTATTGATTtagtctctgtttccccccGAGTTCATGAAAGAAAGCGATATGGCCCTTTTCTTGCAGGTGCTCTGTCGCCGAGAGCTAGCTCATCTGCCAGCATTGCCTCCTCTTGTCGACTTTGGAACATGCATGGTGGGCGAGGTCCCAGAGGTGCGGTATGTCACTGTTCTCTTTACCACTTGACGTATTTGATATTTCCGTTGCAATGCTGTTCACGGGAACTTGGGAAACGCAGCTACTGTATTCCGAGAGTGAGGAATGTTGGCGCGCACCCTCCACCTGCGCTCTCGACAGGCGGTCTCGTTATTGTCACGTACCCCCCCATGACCGCCGGAATCTCCTCACCTATTCAACGTTTCTCGGTTTGTTAGACAAGCGACACGAAGCATTCTTTGCAGCTCGGGAGCGTTAATGGGCAAACACAAAATGAAAAACGTGCAAGTGGGAGTTTGGACGCCGAACACGATCGCATCTTAACCGGTCCGTCTCCTCAGATACTGTCTTGAGGACCCCTTCTCTGCGGTTCGCCCGAAGCGGCAGATATCGGTCGCCGACATACGTTAAAACGGAAGAACGAACCAGCAACATGTATTCGCCGTATGCTTGTCGGTCGCCAGGATTCCAGTGCGAAACGAAGGTGGCGAAGCAGTGTTCACAGTCGCTCATTTTCCATGCGGTGACAAAGATCAAGAGCTCCTAGAAAATTCCAAATATGAACTGCATCTTCCTCTAGCAATTCACAAACCGACAGCAACAGCTAACGTGCAACATGCAGGGAATGAATACCAAAAGGGCCATTCGCCTGACCTCGCGATATCGGCACGTTTCAAACATCGTTTCTTCACTCTGGACCCAGCGAGCTTTGCTCtaaagaaaggagaagagcaagaagtATGCGTGCGTTTTGCAAGCCAAAAAGCAGGCGTTTTCGAGAATGACTACGTCATACGCAGTGATTCTGGTCAAACGTGGCCCCTACGTTTTAAAGCCTGCGCAACGTCAACTCAGATTGAACTTGTTCAATTCGATGGCAAGCCGTGGACTATGCAGAGGCTCTTTGACGCCGAGGACTGGTatgaaggagaacgaagaagggaCGTGGGAAACGATTCGTTCGAGAAAGTGACAAGTAACTGGAAAGGTGAACCAGGAGGTGAAAGGGGGCAAAAAGAAGCCCAAAACGGCATTGCGTTACGAGCTCTTCCGAACAAAATCTGTTTCGGGGAGGTACAGGTAAGATAAAGACGAATACACGCaatataaatatgtacatTCATGCAGCTAACACGGACTAGTTGAATACTACATCGAATGAACTTCTGTTGATATATActtttgtatatatatatatatagaatCATATGGTTCACGTGTTCTTATGAAGCCGGCTAGCCACGTAATTCTTGGAAATATTTACACTCTCCACCAAAGCTGAAAACAAGTTGGTTTATGTTCACTCCGCCGGAGAGACGGTACTCAGGCGAACAGCTGCTGATGTCGTGGTCAGTCAGACACAGTCTTCTGCAGTGCGGACACCCGCCTTCCGATAAAATGTTTCGTTCAGGTGGACGGTGGCGTAACTGAGAGAAGAATGTCGCTGCGGAACAGGAGTCAGCTTCCTGTCAAACTGAGGTGGCGGTTACTTCCAGGGCACCCGTATGCAATCGATATCcacgcagacggagaaaatCGACATTGCCAATTTTCCCTTAACCCAACAAGCATTGACCTTGAGCCTGGAGCAACCCAAGAGTTCATTTTCTCCTTCAAGCCTTACAAACAGGGCATAAAAATCAGAAAAGTTGCCGAAGCCACAGCAGAACTGGAGGTGAGGGGCTTTCCGCCACAGGACGTTCTGCGGTGGCAATCGTTCAAGCATGCATGTAGCACACCTTCGAAAACAACAGTCGATTCCCAGCGCACGCGGACAAGCAATCCTAAAAAGAAATGCGTAAGCATATTCGCCATGCTGTGGCTCTGTTGGCATCGTCAGCCTCAGCAGAGCCTGGTACGGGAGTGCTGTGGGGTTGGtgtcgctctgtctcccaTAGAAACGCACTCAGCCTACCTCAGGAAGTTCCCTGCTAGTGCCGAAAGAAGCTGGTTACGCGGAAACGTTCTTTTCCCATACTTCGTTCATCTGCTCTTTCAACGGAGATTACCGCCCGTGAAGACATTACTTCTTCGCCCGTAGGGCGTATTTGTGAAGACTACATGAGAAAGTGTGAATGTGGGCGCTAAAGGATGCTCACATCGGACACAAAAGCTTTGTAAATGAAGGGTACAACTACGGGAGTGTGTTCTCAAACGCAGGTGGCGGACGTAACTCGCGCGTCGTTAAAGACGTTGCCAGAGCTGTTACAACAAAGGGGCGCCTCTGACAACAAGGATTTCCCCCTTACTCTCTGGTCTTCGAATATACAATCCCACGATCTCGGGGTTGTTTCGAATGGCTGCTCGTCAGATTTCGTCACGGCTAAATTGCTTTCTATTTCCTTGCACGGCGTGCCCATTGCCTCGGAAGTGACTCTTCTCCCGCCCTCCCTAGAGCTCCAGTTGTTGCCGTCTCTCGTCCACTTTGAGCGTTTGCTTGTCGTTAACAATGCGTCCTGTCCAGCCCCATTTCAGCTGGCGCCGATCAACAGGTTTGTTGAGGTTTACCCagacaaaaaagagaaacgtgCAGGTGTAGGCAACTCTGACATGCGAATTGCCGCACAAAGCAAAGGATTCTCAGGCTTCTCCACGCACGACAACGACAACGAGGGACCACATTCGCCGTCGTCCTGCCTGTCACATGGTTTTGCCTCTCACAAACGCGTGCGTGAAGGTTTGCTTCTTGTGGACATGGACGAGATCGAGAACATTACCCGACTCGGGTGGGAAACTGTGAGCAATGTTCGACGGGTTCACGTAACCTCGTTCACGGAATAGAGGCGAATGAGAATGCACCACGTTCACCGTGTGGTCCCGCGTTCTCTTTGGTCTCAGTGTTCAAACAGCTTCCTCGAGTAAAACACTTAAGTAGAGTTACGAGAGCCACTCTGCGGCTACGGATGTTCCTCGGTGCCACCGCTCTGTCGCGTTGGCGTGGTCACTGATCAGCCTACCCctgcttcttcagtttcGTACCTGAACAGTGAAGTCGAGGTTGCCGGACTCTTATCGGCTCGACacttctttcgccttcaaCCGTGTTCTCTTCCATGGgtttcccttttctctctcgccccaGCTCTGGCTTAGTGGCTTGGCCTTTGATCAACCTCCGTCCCGTTTGTCAGAATTAAGGTGTTCGGGGAAAATGCACCGAGTCCAAAGCGACTGCGGGCTTCATGCTCGTCTTCAGGGAACTCTCCTTTTCGACGCCAGAACGGTCTTGGTTCCGGCTCTTTGTTTGAGTTTTGTGAAACAACGTTTTTTTGGATATGTCACATGAGCCACTGGCctggcgaaggcgaagaaaacaaactTGTCGAGGGGCACTTATGTCTTGTCCCTTTATCcacttctcttcctcttcccagGAAACCTCAACGAGTTTAAGACTTCCAGATGACGAAGGTGGTAGTACCCCAGGTGCGTACGAGCAAGAGCAAATCTCGGGCTAGGATCAACGCATCAGTCATCCTGTGAGAGGAAGATGTCGCTACTGTGCGTAGGCGTATCTCGTTTTATGTGCGTCGCTGTGTCAGATAAGGTCAAGGTCGTGGGCTACTTCgcgctctctgcatgcaatgGGCTTGCATCGGCAAAGTCCTCAGCGGAACTCTCTCTAGCTTTATCTGTGTTGGACTGTTCATCGCTTTCGTTTGTTCTTCCCCTTCGCGTCACTGCCGCATCAACGGCATCCTCGGAAAAGACGGCTAGTGCTGAAGACCTAGACCCTCACATTGGGGATCCCCAGCATTCATTGCGACACCGGGAGGAtgtgttttctcctttcgtctccgtgAACGTTCACGTTGTCGTCAGCCCGCCCCAACTTCAGCTAATGTATGAGCCGACTCTGGATTTTGGTGTGGTGAGTCGAACGAGAGATGCTCAGTTCTGAACTAGAGTCCACAACAACTTTTCGAATCTCAGTCCCAGTCGGACCACTTGACTCCGTCATCCCGTGGAGGCTGTGTGGCTGAGCCGGCTCCATTCGTTTGATATCCAGAAAGCAGTGGACTCCAGTAAGTTTCCCCACATGTTTAGAACACGCATCTAGTGTTTAGTTGTCTACACCACACACAACCCAACAGTAGGATGTCCACGGGTACGGAGTCGTCGATGAGAGATGCCGCAAAAGTACGAACCTTCTGCCCGTGCACTTCCTGTATGAGCGGTTTcaccttctgtctcgtcaTTCTGCAAGTGTGGCAGGGGGAAGTGTTTGTATAGTTGATTCCAAAACAATGTGTTCTCCTAAATATTCGCCTGTGCATGTGTTTCACAGGTTCGGGCACACAGCCAAGCCAGACAGTGGTGTAGAATAAAGAACCCTAGCGACGTGCCGACTGTCGCGTGGTTTCGCAGTCTTCCGTGGGCCTCAGTTTCCGCCGATTCACTTCATAAGGACGATTTATGTGCTACTCGAGAATCCCTCTCAGCGAGCGTTTCAGGTCCACCTTTTTCCAGATACTACGACTTGATTCAGTCCCTGGGTAAGGCGGCGGAGATCGCATTCACGCCGAAGggctgcttctcgcctgccGCGTCGGTAGGCCACCCCGCGCCTGTTTCTGCAAAGCCCGCGTTTCACCAGCTGACGTCGAGTCCGGCAGGGAATATGATCCATTCGACTGGGAGAAATCATTACGTAAACGGAGCACGCTGCTCCGAAAGTGGGGAAAAAAAAtacgaaagaaaacgacattctgcagagacgagagctTGTGCGAAATGCAGCTGCATAATTGACTACTGTATTGAGGACTCGGACCGACGACGGACTTTCGAGAAAGCGCCTGAAGACATCccgcgagacagcgacggcTCACTGGTGGCAGCCAGAATGTCGGTGCATCCGCACCCTCAGCAAGGTTGTCCACAGTGTTACTCAGGACGCCACAGCGCAGTACATGCACTTCTTACATTTTTTCCATGCTGGGTGGTAGTCCCAGCTCACGGAACAGCGGACATTGCTGTGATTCTCAACACAAGTCATCCGGAACGGCTCAGCCGAGATGTGGCCGTATGTTAGCCAATGCTGCCGTACAATGGCCGGTGTCACAGAGAAATCGGACAGACAATCGAAGCGGGGGAACTGTTCTAAACATGCATCCATTTGATACAGAAGCAGTTGCGTAAAGAGTATTTGTTAGCACTAGATCCAGCGGATTTCACATCGCCTACCCAGATGGGAGATGGGCGACCCATAGTGGCAAGCACAACAGTAGTATGCAGCAGCCTTACTTTTCACGCAAACAAGTCGTGCTTCGGAAGAACTGATGGTAGAGGAAACTCACGGGTGTCTCACCTAGGGGATCCGTATGCACGCAATCTGATCAAGTGACAGAGGCGACATGATACAAGGGAGCCAAGTGCCAGGGTCGTGGTGTCTTGCAAACCTACAAAGAAACAGCCGTTTCACCCTTACCCAGTGTGTAGTAGCCGAAGTTTTTTTCCATAGTTCTACAAGTTTCTATCCCGAAAGGGGGTCGTGCACCACTAGTTGTATGTGATACTTGCTCGATCCAGTAGGAGAGACTCTAACCCTTTTGAGAGTGTCTTCGTAGGTGGACTGGCTCGGCGTGGACGGAGGTTTGGTCGTGAACATCCAAGCGACAGTTCAGCTTCCAGTGGTCCGCCTCAGTCGCCCGGCCATGCAATTAGACTTCTGCTACATACACATTCCACGACAGATACAACAAGATGATGAGGAtgccctcgtcttcttgcaCAATGATTCTGATCTTCCGGCGACTTACTCTTGGCAAGCAGTATCTCTAGCGGCAGCAGAAGGGAACACTTCCGCTTCATGcccagcagccgcgcctTCATACATGAGTGTGTCGTACTCACAGGGCTCTGTCGGGGAACTAAAGCCTCTCGCAATTCGTTTCAGGCCCGAATCCGGGACCCTTGCCCCACGTAGCCACCAGGCAATTCGGCTCGACGTCGTGGCCCACAAAGTAGCCCCTCAGCTTcaggcagctgctgcgtGCTTCATCTCCGGTCTCCTCAATCCTCTGTACTTCAAAGTGGAGACACCCTGCAGGGGACTCCAGATGAAATTGGCCGTTCTCGATGAAACGAGGTGGAAACGAGGTCTCCTCCTAGAGCCGCAACAAAAAACTAATCATGGGTACTCGACAGCTCCGGCTACGAGTATTCGTGCAAGCAACGACACGGCTCTGGTGGCCGAGCCTATGTCCGTCGATGAGGGTATTTCCAGATTCCGGAACCCTGCCGTATGTCTACCGGAGCTTTTGCCTGATTGTGACCAGCTTCACGCCGCTGGTCTCGCCTTGCCGAGACAGATTGAAATGAAGGATAGTTGGGAGGGATGCAATGGCCGTCCCATCATAATGGACCCAATTCGTATTGACGATCTGACTCCGGAAGAGCCAAAGCTCTTCTATCTGGTCCTCTCCAATGCCTGCTACATCCCGGCAACTTTCTGCATTTCAGCGGCGCGATTCGCAGCTGTACCCGTTGACTGCGGCACTCCAGAGCACGCGGTTAGGCAGGGAGAGGACACGAAGAGGACAGCAACACTTCAagtgaaggaaacgcagctcCCAGGCGATGGTTTGTCTTTTCGCGAAATCCCAGCTGCTGTCCGTTCAATTCAGTCAAGAACCCAAAGAAGCATGCAAGAGCGTAGGAACACCATAGCCGCTTTGCCACCAACGCAAGAAGGTGCCGTTTACTGGTGCCATGAAGCAGGAGATGTGCGAGGCCTTCCCTTGGAAGTTGAGCGAGTATCAAGCAGACAGAACAAAGCAGCGATCGATGCAAATTACAACCTCAGACAGGTTTTGCATCGATATGTTAGCCACAGCATTACATCTACCAGGGAGCCACCGTCATCGAAGGTCACTCCTCTCTTGAATTGCGATGCATTTTTTGGCGCGCCCGGTTATTTGTCCGCTGCTGGGCAGGAGCACTGTGCAGCGGCCACCgaaagagagcggagagctCTCCTCCTCCCGGAGGAAACGGATTCACGGTGATGACCTCACCTGCGGCTGGGCGTCTGCCAGCACNNNNNNNNNNNNNNNNNNNNNNNNNNNNNNNNNNNNNNNNNNNNNNNNNNNNNNNNNNNNNNNNNNNNNNNNNNNNNNNNNNNNNNNNNNNNNNNNNNNNNNNNNNNNNNNNNNNNNNNNNNNNNNNNNNNNNNNNNNNNNNNNNNNNNNNNNNNNNNNNNNNNNNNNNNNNNNNNNNNNNNNNNNNNNNNNNNNNNNNNNNNNNNNNNNNNNNNNNNNNNNNNNNNNNNNNNNNNNNNNNNNNNNNNNNNNNNNNNNNNNNNNNNNNNNNNNNNNNNNNNNNNNNNNNNNNNNNNNNNNNNNNNNNNNNNNNNNNNNNNNNNNNNNNNNNNNNNNNNNNNNNNNNNNNNNNNNNNNNNNNNNNNNNNNNNNNNNNNNNNNNNNNNNNNNNNNNNNNNNNNNNNNNNNNNNNNNNNNNNNNNNNNNNNNNNNNNNNNNNNNNNNNNNNNNNNNNNNNNNNNNNNNNNNNNNNNNNNNNNNNNNNNNNNNNNNNNNNNNNNNNNNNNNNNNNNNNNNNNNNNNNNNNNNNNNNNNNNNNNNNNNNNNNNNNNNNNNNNNNNNNNNNNNNNNNNNNNNNNNNNNNNNNNNNNNNNNNNNNNNNNNNNNNNNNNNNNNNNNNNNNNNNNNNNNNNNNNNNNNNNNNNNNNNNNNNNNNNNNNNNNNNNNNNNNNNNNNNNNNNNNNNNNNNNNNNNNNNNNNNNNNNNNNNNNNNNNNNNNNNNNNNNNNNNNNNNNNNNNNNNNNNNNNNNNNNNNNNNNNNNNNNNNNNNNNNNNNNNNNNNNNNNNNNNNNNNNNNNNNNNNNNNNNNNNNNNNNNNNNNNNNNNNNNNNNNNNNNNNNNNNNNNNNNNNNNNNNNNNNNNNNNNNNNNNNNNNNNNNNNNNNNNNNNNNNNNNNNNNNNNNNNNNNNNNNNNNNNNNNNNNNNNNNNNNNNNNNNNNNNNNNNNNNNNNNNNNNNNNNNNNNNNNNNNNNNNNNNNNNNNNNNNNNNNNNNNNNNNNNNNNNNNNNNNNNNNNNNNNNNNNNNNNNNNNNNNNNNNNNNNNNNNNNNNNNNNNNNNNNNNNNNNNNNNNNNNNNNNNNNNNNNNNNNNNNNNNNNNNNNNNNNNNNNNNNNNNNNNNNGATGGCGTGCAGGGACTGCCGACAAGCGTCGCTTCCGACTGGTGGGAACTGGCTCCCACGTTGACAGGACAGGCTCACATGCTTCGGTCTCTGACCCTGCAGGACTCCTGGGTCCCCCGGCAGGCAGCTGTGGTCGAAAGAGTGGGAGTTCCGCTTCATCCTGTAGCGACCGAGCTACTTGGGGTTCTGTGGAGCGCGTACCTAATGCGTGTTCTATCGCAGCATCCCAAGCCACGCGGCAGCGACGATCCGCACATGATAATCAACCCGCAAATGAGGTGGCCAATCTTCCTGCAGGTTTACCAGAAGAATCCGACgatgaggaggaagacgcgtgGTGCGGGGATTCTGCTCATCCTGTTTCCGCTTTGGGAGGTGAGCAGGTATCAGCGACGAGTGCCGTAATCAGTACCCTAGCGCGAGACGCTCCCCAGGTAAACTGCGGAAAACGGTCAGGGAGAAGCATCGATGAGCCCAACGATGGCGAAGGAACTGTTGGTGGGACCCTGTCTGCCCGGGCTCCTGTGGAGCCTGCACAAGCATGTAACGGAGAGGCACAGAGGGTCCGCGACCGACAGTTTCCTCGTAATGGAGACAGAACTGCAGGCATACTGCTACCAAACGAGTCGATACTTGTTCTGGATGTTAATGCCAGCTTTCATGAGCCCCGCGTGGTTGTCGAGCAATCACAGGAGGACGTCCACCCTGATAGCGACGGCAAGAAATCTTTTGACATGCATATTGAGACCGGCAGCTCCCCGAACAGCCACTGCAGGGAGACCGACCCACTGTGCACGTTTACAGCCACGCCATCGAGTGTTGTCGGGGCAAGTCCTTCTTCCACAAATGGGGAAACGGATCTAAAATGTTATCACCCCATCAACCACTCACGACGCCAGGATACGCTACGACATACTGTGTATCTGCAAAACCCATTACCTTGCGACGTTCATGTAAAATTTCATACTGAAGGAAATTATTTCAGCATCACCGAAATTAAGGTGGATAGAAACAGTGCAGTCGGAGAGCCTTACAATCCGAGAGCTGGCGAGGTGAGCGGATACCACTTGGACTTACCTACACGAAAATGAGCGCCGTCTATAGTCCGTGAAAAGGATGAGTCCCCAACCCAGGCCACCGAGAGGCAAGTGGCAGGAACAGAGATCACATAATCCGGAACTGAACAGTAGAGAATCTGGTCTCTTTTGATGCAggtctgtctgtctcaggGCGCCTCAACAGATCAGTTGGCTGGACTGAGCGCGTCGACGTATAACGGTTTCATATGTGTCCTTGTGAATGAGAACACTGGATATGCGTAATCATGCTTGATTGGAGAACGATCGGGATAGCTACTGGATACCAGACTGCATAGCATTAGAGGCTGAGTGCTGTGAGGCTCTATACGCTATGCAGAACGAAGCCTGTGGTTGTAGAGAGCGTCGTCCTCCACGCGCTGCAGGATGCAAAGTTGAAGTAAAGAACGAATCTCTCAACTGACGAATGCATAGAATGGCAAGGTTTATTTATTCCCGCGACCCCGCCGCTTCAAAAGAGTTCTAACACTATCTTCGCTTCAAAGTGCTTTCACGAACGGAACGCTTCATGACATACAGGACAAACTAGGCGCTGTACTTTTTACACGATATTGTCATTAAGATCAGGACCGAAGGTAACGCCCATCTCAGAGAGGCATCGTCACTTCGCGACCGATTCCTGCGGCAGTGCGGTGGAGTTTCTCATTCTTGTAACGCGAAGCTCTTTTGCGTCAGTATGCTGTTGGTGGACTGGGCACATGCAGGCGATGACGCTCAGACCCGGACAGAGCGGCAAACTCCACCTGCGGTTCGAACCGCCTCCCTTGTCATTCTGGAGCACACCACCTTTGACAGTTTTTCGGGCTTTCCTGGTTGCGTCGTTCCCGTCAGCCCCGTCAAACACCCGAGCACAGCGTTGGCCATTAGCTGCGTTCTGCCGCCAGCCAGCCGTACGACTGCAGGAGTCGACTGGCGACGTTCACTCTCGCAGCATCCCCGTATCTGGATATGATTATCCCATGGATGTGGTCACACCTCTGGCTTACAAgccgtctctgtttcgcgttAGTTTTGGTCGAGTGCACCTTGCCGCGCGAAAGGCTGTCAAGCGAACAGTCGTGCTCTCCAACAGTTCTCTGGTCCTGGCTAAGTGGTCAATTTCCCATCTGCCGAGGGACACGACCTGCGCTATGGGCGCGACCCGGCCCCCCTTCCCCTCGACAAGTGGTCACCGCAAAACACGCACTGGAAATTCAAGCCAACTTACATTATGTGTAAGTGAATATGTAACTGATAGTCCTGCGCAGAGGGCACGTTGCGAAAACACTACCATACGGAATGTATCTTAACGAAACGAAACTACACGAATTGCTCTGCAGCGTTTTTGATACCGTGCGCAAGCGGAGGTACATAACATAGGCGTATTGGTAGCGGGCTTGCGGTTATTTTCTACGACGATGATGAGGGTGATCAAACGCCTTTGTGTGCCATGCTCTCGTGAGTCTAAAGCATTTGGACAGACACTTCTGAACGGGCCGCAAAGGCCTCTTACCAATGTGGTGAGGGACGGCAGTGGACGGGTCAGCAGCCCCtaaaaagcagaaacaccAGCTGTGTGCTCATTAACCTACATCTGATCGTTCGAAATAAACCAGAGTTCTCCATGCCATCGGTGAAACTCTACGCGAGACATGTTGTTCCGGCACTGCTTTACAGTCTTCTGATTGTTGTCATACACCCTTTGTGTCCTCAGAATAATACAGAGATGCCCGCTGACGACGCATCTGCTTTCCGGTTCGATATTCGTGACGGTGTCTTGGAACCTTGCAATAATGGCTCTGTGGGCAGCTTTCCAAAAGAAGTCTCCTcagggaaaggagaaagccACTCAATAGCTATTTTCTTCAAGTAAGGTGGCAACATCTATCGGTCTGAGTAATATTATTGAATATGCATGGTGCGTGGAGATTAACACATCCCTACTTTCAGACGGGTGCCGgttctgctgcctctctcaaTGAGTGTATTCCATTACTGTCTCACCGCCACCTTTTACCCGTAGGCCGGAACAAAGGGGCAACGTGAATGTTTCCATTAGCAGGAACAGAGTGACAACGAGCGAATCCTATACAGTTACCTCTCAAGTATTGTACGCAAAACATTTTGCAACATGAACAATAATACCCACGGAAAACTGTGGTTGCGGAGCGTTCAAAGCAACGTGGTAGCTTGACAGATACTGGGGGTGAGGGTTCGATACGATTGTTTAGCCATGAACGCACTGCCAAGGTGTTTCGCGAGCCTGCACCTCGATTTTTGCGCCAAGGTAGCGAATCGGCGGCCGGGTCACCAGGGTGTCTTGGATCTTTACAAGAGATGCACCACGCCATCCGAGTGTTACCTGATTTCTTACCGTACCAGCTGTGTATCCTCGACGTTGGGAAGAAGGGTGTGACAATGGATAAACAAGTTCAGAGTAAAAGACAGATCGCCCCACTGAGGCAGCTTGATCCGGCACATGTCCCTTTGCTTTGTGTCTCCTGGTCAAACTTACTCTAATGATACAGGCCACGGAAGGCAGCGTTTCACCGGTCCAGGTTTCAAATATGCGTCGAGTATGGACAGTCCGTTGAGTTTGAGCTCGAGGGTGTCGGAAGCatcgacgaggaagacgatgcTTCGTAAATGCCGATTTGACTTCCTCCTTCACTGGAAAACTGCAAAAACAGATGTGATCCGTTCTTCAAGGTGGTTCTCCAATCCGGTAACTCGTCAGCTCTTGAACCTCTTCCGGACAAGGTGTCCCCAATGCAGTGCGATGAAGACCCAACGAGGCAACGCCGACGGTACAAGACATCAGAAGACTGCGATCAACTCCTGAGATCGACCTACATTTATTAAGCATTGAGTGGCTCCAGCCCTCGTAGTCATGCCCATGTGAAAAGCGAAACGAACGCTCAGTTATATCATTGGCGCGAGACTGAATGCATTTAGCTT
Proteins encoded in this window:
- a CDS encoding hypothetical protein (encoded by transcript TGME49_217920), with product MKESDMALFLQVLCRRELAHLPALPPLVDFGTCMVGEVPEVRIPVRNEGGEAVFTVAHFPCGDKDQELLENSKYELHLPLAIHKPTATANVQHAGNEYQKGHSPDLAISARFKHRFFTLDPASFALKKGEEQEVCVRFASQKAGVFENDYVIRSDSGQTWPLRFKACATSTQIELVQFDGKPWTMQRLFDAEDWYEGERRRDVGNDSFEKVTSNWKGEPGGERGQKEAQNGIALRALPNKICFGEVQVDGGVTERRMSLRNRSQLPVKLRWRLLPGHPYAIDIHADGENRHCQFSLNPTSIDLEPGATQEFIFSFKPYKQGIKIRKVAEATAELEVRGFPPQDVLRWQSFKHACSTPSKTTVDSQRTRTSNPKKKCVSIFAMLWLCWHRQPQQSLVRECCGVGVALSPIETHSAYLRKFPASAERSWLRGNVLFPYFVHLLFQRRLPPVKTLLLRP
- a CDS encoding hypothetical protein (encoded by transcript TGME49_217930), which produces MSLLCVGVSRFMCVAVSDKVKVVGYFALSACNGLASAKSSAELSLALSVLDCSSLSFVLPLRVTAASTASSEKTASAEDLDPHIGDPQHSLRHREDVFSPFVSVNVHVVVSPPQLQLMYEPTLDFGVVRAHSQARQWCRIKNPSDVPTVAWFRSLPWASVSADSLHKDDLCATRESLSASVSGPPFSRYYDLIQSLGKAAEIAFTPKGCFSPAASVGHPAPVSAKPAFHQLTSSPAGNMIHSTGRNHYVNGARCSESGEKKYERKRHSAETRACAKCSCIIDYCIEDSDRRRTFEKAPEDIPRDSDGSLVAARMSVHPHPQQGCPQCYSGRHSAVHALLTFFPCWVVVPAHGTADIAVILNTSHPERLSRDVAVC
- a CDS encoding hypothetical protein (encoded by transcript TGME49_217940), whose product is MQLDFCYIHIPRQIQQDDEDALVFLHNDSDLPATYSWQAVSLAAAEGNTSASCPAAAPSYMSVSYSQGSVGELKPLAIRFRPESGTLAPRSHQAIRLDVVAHKVAPQLQAAAACFISGLLNPLYFKVETPCRGLQMKLAVLDETRWKRGLLLEPQQKTNHGYSTAPATSIRASNDTALVAEPMSVDEGISRFRNPAVCLPELLPDCDQLHAAGLALPRQIEMKDSWEGCNGRPIIMDPIRIDDLTPEEPKLFYLVLSNACYIPATFCISAARFAAVPVDCGTPEHAVRQGEDTKRTATLQVKETQLPGDGLSFREIPAAVRSIQSRTQRSMQERRNTIAALPPTQEGAVYWCHEAGDVRGLPLEVERVSSRQNKAAIDANYNLRQVLHRYVSHSITSTREPPSSKVTPLLNCDAFFGAPGYLSAAGQEHCAAATERERRALLLPEETDSRDRATWGSVERVPNACSIAASQATRQRRSAHDNQPANEVANLPAGLPEESDDEEEDAWCGDSAHPVSALGGEQVSATSAVISTLARDAPQVNCGKRSGRSIDEPNDGEGTVGGTLSARAPVEPAQACNGEAQRVRDRQFPRNGDRTAGILLPNESILVLDVNASFHEPRVVVEQSQEDVHPDSDGKKSFDMHIETGSSPNSHCRETDPLCTFTATPSSVVGASPSSTNGETDLKCYHPINHSRRQDTLRHTVYLQNPLPCDVHVKFHTEGNYFSITEIKVDRNSAVGEPYNPRAGEAMTLRPGQSGKLHLRFEPPPLSFWSTPPLTVFRAFLVASFPSAPSNTRAQRWPLAAFCRQPAVRLQESTGDVHSRSIPVSGYDYPMDVVTPLAYKPSLFRVSFGRVHLAARKAVKRTVVLSNSSLVLAKWSISHLPRDTTCAMGATRPPFPSTSGHRKTRTGNSSQLTLCNNTEMPADDASAFRFDIRDGVLEPCNNGSVGSFPKEVSSGKGESHSIAIFFKPRKAAFHRSRFQICVEYGQSVEFELEGVGSIDEEDDAS